In one window of Epinephelus fuscoguttatus linkage group LG20, E.fuscoguttatus.final_Chr_v1 DNA:
- the zdhhc16b gene encoding palmitoyltransferase ZDHHC16B, with amino-acid sequence MRMGSSWRWQLSRAMRLALRWCRLCRPQRGSRGGGTSKPWISGRFLELWSYSKLLLKSLYSNSLTNADTLLDCAFEPVYWIVDNVTRWFGLVFVCLVIMLTTSVVVIVYLFVLPTILNTYSVYWVAWHLCCGHWLLVMVVFHYYKATTTAAGHPPKDKLHIPSVSICKKCITPKPPRTHHCSICNVCVLKMDHHCPWLNNCVGHFNHRYFFSFCLYMTLGCIYCSISSRDLFLDAYSAIERYYQTPPPTETYRDSTAHKSVIFLWVLTSSVAVALGGLTLWHTILISRGETSVERHINRKEARRLKEKGKVFRNPYHHGAVNNWRLLLGVERRSHWFTRVLLPSSHLPNGDGIMWDCSFTRRDPMAI; translated from the exons ATGCGTATGggcagcagctggaggtggcaGCTCTCCCGGGCCATGAGACTCGCGCTGCGCTGGTGCCGGCTGTGCCGCCCGCAGAGAGGAAGCCGAGGCGGGGGGACCAGCAAGCCGTGGATCAGCGGCAGGTTCTTGGAGCTGTGGAGCTACAGCAAGCTCCTGCTCAAGTCCCTTTACTCCAACAGCCTCACCAACGCAGACACTCTGCTGGACTGTGCATTCGAGCCCGTCTACTGGATTGTGGACAATGTGACCCGCTGGTTTGGCCTG gTGTTTGTCTGTCTAGTCATTATGCTAACAACCTCAGTTGTGGTCATCGTCTACCTGTTCGTCCTACCCACGATCCTCAACACTTATTCTGTGTACTGGGTCGCCTGGCACCTCTGCTGTGGCCACTGGCTCCTTGTCATGGTTGTCTTCCATTACTACAAGGCCACCACCACCGCCGCAGGACACCCGCCCAAG gacaAACTTCACATTCCCTCAGTGTCCATCTGTAAGAAATGCATCACTCCAAAACCGCCCAGGACGCACCACTGCAGCATCTGCAACGT gtgtgttttgaaGATGGACCACCACTGTC CCTGGTTGAACAACTGTGTGGGCCATTTCAACCACCGCTACTTCTTCTCCTTCTGCCTATACATGACCCTGGGCTGCATCTactgcagcatcagcagcagggACTTGTTTCTGGACGCCTACAGTGCTATAGAG AGATACTATCAGACCCCTCCTCCAACAGAGACCTACAGAGACAGCACTGCCCACAAGAGTGTCATTTTCCTCTGGGTGCTGACCAG CTCGGTGGCTGTAGCTCTTGGAGGACTCACCCTGTGGCACACCATACTCATCAGCAGAGGAGAGACCAGCGTGGAGCGCCACATCAACCGCAAAGAGGCCAGAAGACTGAAGGAGAAGGGCAAG GTGTTCAGAAATCCATATCACCATGGTGCAGTGAACAACTGGAGGTTACTGCTTGGTGTGGAAAGGAGGAG TCACTGGTTCACACGGGTCCTGTTGCCCTCCAGCCATCTTCCCAATGGGGATGGCATCATGTGGGACTGCAGCTTCACCAGAAGAGACCCCATGGCCATCTGA